In Ascochyta rabiei chromosome 2, complete sequence, one genomic interval encodes:
- a CDS encoding U4/U5/U6 small nuclear ribonucleoprotein prp3, which yields MVEKRPAAEGAAGDAKRSKGSEAIAAAKAKAAEIAARFAANKAGASATPAPAPAAAASDSQAKLEALKARMAAMRGASTAAAKPTTPTPTPAPASEPTGPRFATTLGNRRAETPAVDAGPKAAAPRQKQQHHDDLENPYFDPRAASLPGVRTRISRGLQFNEHGKYLDQASKLRAQARLEQIKKMLAKQARRAGLDENSERGFLVQPPPDIEWWDEGILKDKTYDCIHDPAKVMVDTDDSIITLYVQHPPLLKAPQDQRLVELKPMYLTAKEQAKLRRMRRAADLKEHQAKIRLGLEPPPPPKVKRGNMMRVMGEQAIADPTAVEMLVETQIAQRQHDHEQANEERKLDDDQRHAKLQTNQEKDAQRGLYLCVFKVNTLAYGKHRYQIDLNAKQHALTGLTLFNPELNLVIVEGGLHSIDKYKKLMLQRIKWSDNAEPTEIQMEKQANDPQWMKSLDASGNLKDHSQNKCVLLFEGEVKNRAFRKWGSKMCETAGEAREVLSRSKLDSLWALAKSID from the coding sequence ATGGTCGAGAAGCGCCCCGCCGCCGAGGGCGCTGCCGGCGATGCTAAGCGCTCCAAGGGCTCAGAAGCCATCGCAGCCGCAAAGGCAAAGGCCGCTGAGATCGCTGCGCGCTTTGCTGCGAACAAGGCCGGCGCATCAGCAACACCGGCACCCGCGCCCGCTGCAGCTGCAAGCGACTCCCAGGCCAAGCTTGAGGCCCTCAAGGCGCGCATGGCCGCCATGAGAGGGGCCAGCACGGCCGCCGCGAAGCccaccacgcccacgcccacgcccgcgCCCGCGTCCGAGCCCACAGGTCCCCGCTTCGCAACCACGCTGGGCAACCGCCGCGCAGAGACACCGGCCGTCGATGCAGGCCCCAAGGCCGCCGCGCCCAggcagaagcagcagcaccACGACGACCTCGAGAACCCCTACTTCGACCCCAGGGCCGCCAGCCTGCCCGGCGTGCGCACAAGAATCTCGCGCGGCCTGCAGTTCAACGAGCACGGCAAGTACCTCGACCAGGCCTCCAAGCTGCGCGCCCAGGCCCGGCTGGAGCAGATCAAGAAGATGCTCGCCAAACAGGCCCGTCGCGCCGGTCTCGACGAGAACAGCGAGCGCGGCTTCCTCGTGCAGCCGCCCCCAGACATCGAGTGGTGGGACGAGGGCATCCTCAAGGACAAGACGTACGACTGCATCCACGACCCCGCCAAGGTCATGGTGGACACGGACGACTCCATCATCACGCTCTACGTCCAGCACCCCCCGCTGCTCAAGGCACCGCAAGACCAGCGCCTCGTCGAGCTCAAGCCCATGTACCTCACAGCCAAGGAACAGGCCAAACTGCGCCGAATGCGCCGTGCCGCCGACCTCAAGGAGCACCAAGCCAAGATCCGTCTTGGCCTGGAACCGCCCCCGCCGCCCAAGGTCAAGCGCGGAAACATGATGCGCGTCATGGGCGAGCAAGCCATTGCCGACCCCACCGCTGTCGAGATGCTCGTCGAGACCCAGATCGCACAGCGCCAGCACGACCACGAGCAAGCAAACGAAGAGCGCAAACTCGACGACGACCAGCGGCACGCGAAACTGCAGACCAACCAGGAAAAGGATGCCCAAAGGGGTCTCTACCTGTGCGTCTTCAAGGTCAACACGCTCGCCTATGGCAAGCACCGATACCAGATTGACCTCAACGCAAAACAACACGCCCTCACAGGCCTCACCCTCTTCAACCCAGAACTCAACCTCGTCATCGTCGAAGGCGGCCTGCACTCGATCGACAAGTACAAGAAGCTGATGCTGCAGCGCATCAAATGGTCCGACAACGCCGAGCCCACAGAGATCCAGATGGAGAAACAAGCCAACGACCCGCAGTGGATGAAGAGCCTCGACGCCAGCGGCAACCTCAAGGACCACTCGCAGAACAAGTGTGTCCTGCTCTTCGAGGGCGAGGTCAAGAACCGCGCCTTCCGCAAGTGGGGGTCCAAGATGTGCGAGACAGCCGGCGAGGCCCGCGAGGTCCTCAGCAGGAGCAAGCTCGACAGTCTGTGGGCCCTGGCCAAGAGCATAGACTGA
- a CDS encoding DNA-directed RNA polymerase, protein MNTAQPTSSAIEGVEFGFLSAPDVRALSVKRVTNPTTFDSLLHPVSGGLHDAALGAFLDNPCATCGLTTMLGCPGHCGHIELPVPVYHLTFMDQLLRLLRGKCAYCHNLKLARVQVNEFVSRLRLIRCGLVKEANEMHEFVDASKGKKKNKDVADSEDDDDDENEDIVGQRNNYVKRCMKRAGISKHHARSAREKNDTIAEARRLVLKDFYAAIVAGKKCRNCQAINPTFRKDKSIKIFRRNLSAKEKAQMAQSEKRLQNPLDILARRDAKAKNMSVHDDEGLADMSEGDSDEGIDIDMDMDDGSLTATEARTATKTRTATDAADSSQEYITAAEVKAAMILLFEQEAEILRLIYSPYGASAVSPDMFFMEAIIVPPNRYRMEDKTGDSIAESPKNSLYKGILNACDSMRQISNEMKGQENEAGYRRRNFDDLQNTWVNLQGAVNAVIDRDANPVQGKAGLTNADGIKQHLEKKEGLFRKNMMGKRVNFAARSVISPDPNIETNEIGVPPVFAKKLTFPEPVTNHNFYDMKEAVLNGPDKWPGAVAIENEFGQVVTLKKKNYEERLALANQLLAPSSTFSNGSKNKKVHRHLNNGDVVLMNRQPTLHKPSMMAHRARVLPGEKTIRMHYANCNTYNADFDGDEMNMHFPQNELARAEAMTVADTDHQYLSATAGKPLRGLIQDHISMGVWLSNKDTFFTREDYQQLMYAALRPEDGHTTSGRLEMVEPAIWKPQPLWTGKQIFSSILKNIKPAEYQDLTLESKSSTNGKLWGAYSEEQQVIVKDGELMCGIIDKSQIGPAPGGLINGIYEAYGETIAGRALSIIGRMLTKLLHMRAFSCGVEDLILTAEGDQARLEKLKAAERVGFEVASKYVSLDATKITPTTGELQTRLERVLRDDGKQHGLDLLANSATASVSSAVTQACLPHKLIKLFPKNQMQAMTGSGAKGSLVNANQISCNLGQQVLEGRRVPVMVSGKTLPCFKPYETSVRAGGYIVNRFLTGVRPQEYYFHMMAGREGLIDTAVKTSRSGYLQRCIIKGMEGLKVEYDTSVRDSDGSMVQFLYGEDGLDITKQKYLNDFKFQAQNFLSLAQSLNTQEAFGKVHSQEAADHNKKAVKKAKKDAGAMDPATAVYAPGRHSGSTSEKFFQAKKEYVDDNKDKLLKNKKKDPDGEILKKSFEQMLDLKYLRSLVEPGEAVGVVAGQSIGEPSTQMTLNTFHLAGHSAKNVTLGIPRLREIVMTASAKISTPGMTMYPHDELPKDHQERFAKSITRLPLSAVLDKVTVTESSGAGTQFSQARTYKVRLDLYPAKEYTQEYAIKVRDVAESIEQKFCPRLQKIMRADLKKKGENKSLSTANASVPQVGQSSGRVEEHAVRESDERAGREVGPEDDDSDDGEGDGDTTHAKQRGRREDSVGYEEPEEEEQALNDALDHDEAVSDEDEAYGGSPKPSRASSPNSDDDSPDDEQLLVPTDEASDIRKDRIINKNADVFDFKFDDKKGEYCEITFEFPLAAPKLLVLHHVEAAAEFATIHVIPGITSAMISKEDGKDASGKKIDVPVIMTEGSNLLAIREFHDIIDVNRVFTNDIVAMLQLYGVEACRATIVREMHAVFSGHGISVDQRHLNLIADTMTKGGGYTPFNRIGLRGNVSPFMKMSFETTVGFLRDAVLERDWDDLKNPSARVVVGRLGGIGTGAFDVLAPVQVIDPLKSDVLPGIEEEDVEMAGA, encoded by the exons ATGAACACGGCCCAGCCCACGTCATCGGCCATCGAGGGCGTCGAGTTCGGCTTCCTCTCTGCGCCCGACGTCCGCGCCCTCTCGGTCAAGCGCGTCACCAACCCGACCACGTTCGACTCGCTGCTGCACCCCGTGTCTGGCGGTCTGCACGATGCCGCCCTGGGCGCCTTCCTCGACAATCC ATGTGCGACATGCGGCCTCACCACCATGCTCGGCTGCCCCGGCCACTGCGGCCACATCGAGCTGCCCGTCCCCGTCTACCACCTCACCTTCATGGACCAGCTGCTGCGTCTGCTGCGCGGCAAGTGCGCCTACTGCCACAACCTCAAGCTCGCCCGCGTGCAGGTCAACGAGTTCGTCTCGCGCCTGCGCCTGATCCGCTGCGGCCTGGTCAAGGAGGCCAACGAGATGCACGAGTTTGTCGACGCCAGcaagggcaagaagaagaacaaggaCGTGGCTGACtccgaggacgacgacgacgacgagaaTGAAGACATCGTCGGCCAGCGCAACAACTACGTCAAGCGCTGCATGAAACGCGCGGGCATCTCCAAGCACCACGCCCGCTCCGCCAGGGAGAAGAACGACACCATCGCCGAGGCACGGCGCCTTGTCCTCAAGGACTTCTACGCAGCCATTGTAGCCGGCAAGAAGTGCAGAAATTGCCAGGCCATCAACCCGACCTTCCGCAAGGACAAGAGCATCAAAATCTTCCGCCGCAACCTGAGCGCCAAGGAGAAGGCCCAGATGGCCCAGTCGGAGAAGCGCCTGCAGAACCCCCTCGATATCCTCGCCCGCCGCGACGCCAAAGCAAAAAATATGTCCGTGCACGACGACGAAGGCCTGGCCGATATGTCAGAGGGCGACTCAGACGAGGGCATCGACATCGACATGGACATGGACGACGGCTCGCTCACCGCCACCGAAGCCCGCACCGCTACAAAAACACGCACCGCCACAGACGCAGCCGACAGCTCGCAGGAGTACATCACCGCCGCCGAGGTCAAGGCCGCTATGATTCTGCTGTTCGAGCAGGAAGCCGAGATCCTGCGCCTCATCTACAGCCCCTACGGCGCGTCCGCCGTCAGCCCGGACATGTTCTTCATGGAGGCCATCATCGTCCCGCCCAACCGCTACAGGATGGAGGATAAGACAGGAGATTCCATCGCCGAATCGCCCAAGAACAGCTTGTACAAGGGCATCCTGAACGCGTGCGACTCAATGCGCCAGATCAGCAACGAGATGAAGGGCCAGGAGAACGAGGCTGGCTACAGGCGGCGCAACTTCGACGACCTGCAGAACACCTGGGTCAATCTGCAGGGCGCCGTCAATGCCGTCATCGACCGCGATGCGAACCCCGTCCAGGGCAAGGCCGGTCTCACCAACGCCGACGGTATCAAGCAGCACCTTGAGAAGAAGGAAGGTCTCTTCCGTAAGAACATGATGGGAAAGCGTGTCAACTTCGCCGCCCGCTCTGTTATCTCGCCAGACCCCAACATCGAGACCAACGAGATTGGTGTACCGCCTGTCTTCGCCAAGAAGCTCACCTTCCCTGAGCCTGTGACGAATCACAACTTCTACGACATGAAGGAGGCGGTCCTGAACGGCCCTGACAAATGGCCTGGTGCGGTGGCTATTGAGAACGAATTTGGCCAGGTCGTCACgttgaagaagaagaactACGAGGAGCGTCTTGCCTTGGCGAACCAGCTGCTTGCACCGTCCAGCACTTTCTCCAACGGCTCTAAAAACAAGAAGGTGCACCGCCATCTGAACAACGGCGATGTGGTCCTCATGAACCGACAGCCGACACTTCACAAGCCTTCCATGATGGCGCATCGAGCCCGCGTCCTGCCTGGAGAGAAGACGATTCGCATGCACTACGCCAATTGCAACACCTACAACGCCGACTTCGACGGTGACGAGATGAACATGCATTTTCCCCAGAACGAGCTGGCGCGCGCCGAGGCCATGACAGTCGCCGACACAGATCACCAGTATCTCTCGGCAACGGCTGGAAAGCCGTTACGTGGTCTCATCCAGGATCATATCTCCATGGGTGTCTGGCTCTCGAACAAGGACACTTTCTTTACACGCGAAGATTATCAGCAGCTGATGTACGCCGCCCTACGGCCTGAGGACGGCCACACCACCTCTGGCAGACTCGAGATGGTTGAGCCCGCTATCTGGAAACCGCAGCCTTTGTGGACCGGCAAGCAGATCTTCTCGAGCATCCTCAAGAACATAAAGCCCGCTGAATACCAGGACCTGACGCTCGAATCCAAGTCGTCTACCAACGGCAAGCTTTGGGGCGCCTACAGCGAAGAGCAGCAGGTCATCGTCAAGGACGGTGAACTCATGTGCGGAATCATCGATAAGAGCCAGATTGGTCCTGCCCCTGGTGGCCTCATCAACGGTATCTACGAGGCCTACGGCGAGACGATTGCTGGCCGTGCTCTTAGTATCATTGGTCGCATGCTTACTAAGCTGCTGCACATGCGCGCTTTCTCTTGTGGTGTTGAGGATCTGATCCTGACAGCTGAGGGCGACCAGGCGCGTCTAGAGAAGCTCAAGGCAGCGGAGAGGGTTGGTTTCGAGGTTGCCTCCAAGTATGTCAGCTTGGATGCCACTAAGATCACGCCTACTACCGGTGAGTTGCAGACCCGCCTGGAGCGTGTGCTGCGAGACGACGGCAAGCAGCACGGCCTCGATCTGCTGGCCAACAGCGCTACTGCGAGCGTTTCATCCGCAGTCACACAAGCATGTCTGCCACACAAGCTCATCAAGCTCTTCCCCAAGAACCAGATGCAGGCTATGACAGGCTCTGGTGCAAAGGGTAGTTTGGTCAACGCCAACCAGATCTCGTGCAATCTGGGTCAGCAGGTCCTGGAAGGTCGCCGTGTGCCGGTCATGGTCAGCGGTAAGACACTGCCCTGCTTCAAGCCGTACGAGACAAGCGTGCGCGCAGGTGGCTACATTGTAAATCGTTTCTTGACTGGTGTCCGACCGCAAGAGTACTACTTCCACATGATGGCCGGTCGCGAAGGTCTCATTGATACCGCTGTCAAGACATCACGCTCCGGTTACCTGCAGCGATGCATCATCAAGGGCATGGAAGGCCTCAAGGTGGAGTACGACACGTCGGTGCGTGACTCAGACGGTAGCATGGTGCAGTTCCTGTACGGCGAGGACGGTCTCGACATCACCAAACAGAAATACCTGAACGACTTCAAGTTTCAAGCGCAGAACTTCTTGTCGCTTGCGCAGTCACTTAACACGCAAGAAGCCTTCGGCAAGGTGCACAGCCAGGAGGCTGCTGATCACAACAAGAAGGCTGTCAAGAAGGCCAAGAAGGATGCTGGCGCCATGGACCCGGCTACAGCAGTCTACGCCCCTGGGCGTCACAGCGGTAGTACATCCGAAAAGTTCTTCCAAGCGAAGAAGGAG TACGTCGACGACAACAAGGACAAGCTGctcaagaacaagaagaaggaccCTGATGGCGAGATCCTCAAGAAGAGCTTCGAACAGATGCTTGATCTCAAGTACCTCCGCTCCCTTGTCGAGCCTGGCGAGGCTGTCGGTGTCGTCGCTGGTCAGTCCATTGGTGAGCCCTCAACACAGATGACGCTCAACACCTTCCATTTGGCTGGTCACTCCGCAAAGAACGTCACCCTTGGTATCCCTCGTCTCCGAGAAATCGTCATGACGGCTAGTGCAAAGATCTCCACTCCTGGCATGACCATGTACCCTCATGATGAGCTGCCCAAGGACCACCAGGAGAGGTTCGCAAAGAGTATCACCCGCCTGCCGCTTTCAGCCGTACTGGACAAGGTCACGGTCACCGAGTCATCTGGCGCCGGCACACAGTTCAGCCAAGCAAGGACTTACAAGGTCCGCCTTGATCTCTACCCAGCCAAGGAGTACACACAAGAATACGCCATCAAGGTCCGTGACGTTGCCGAGTCGATTGAGCAGAAGTTCTGTCCACGCCTGCAGAAGATCATGCGTGCAGATctgaagaagaagggcgagAACAAGTCGCTATCGACTGCCAACGCATCGGTACCCCAGGTCGGGCAGTCCAGCGGCCGTGTCGAGGAGCACGCCGTTCGCGAATCTGACGAGCGTGCTGGTCGAGAAGTCGGTCCAGAGgacgacgacagcgacgACGGTGAGGGCGATGGCGACACCACACACGCCAAGCAGCGCGGCCGTCGTGAAGACAGCGTCGGATATGAAGAGCcagaagaggaggagcaggcTCTGAACGACGCCCTCGACCACGACGAGGCAGTGtcggacgaggacgaggccTACGGCGGAAGCCCTAAGCCATCCCGAGCCAGCTCCCCCAACTCTGACGACGACTCACCCGACGACGAGCAGCTCCTCGTCCCCACAGATGAAGCCTCGGACATCCGCAAGGACCGCATCATCAACAAGAACGCTGATGTGTTCGACTTCAAATTCGACGACAAGAAGGGCGAGTACTGCGAGATCACTTTTGAGTTCCCGCTCGCCGCGCCCAAGCTCCTCGTCCTCCACCACGTCGAAGCAGCCGCCGAGTTTGCTACCATCCACGTCATCCCCGGTATCACCTCCGCCATGATCTCCAAGGAAGACGGCAAGGATGCAAGCGGCAAGAAGATCGACGTCCCCGTCATCATGACCGAGGGCTCTAACCTCCTCGCCATCCGCGAGTTCCACGACATCATCGACGTCAACCGCGTCTTCACCAACGACATTGTCGCCATGCTGCAGCTGTACGGCGTCGAAGCGTGTCGCGCCACTATTGTGCGCGAAATGCACGCTGTATTCAGCGGTCACGGAATCTCAGTCGACCAACGTCATCTCAACCTCATCGCCGATACCATGACCAAGGGCGGCGGCTACACGCCCTTCAACCGCATCGGCCTCAGAGGCAACGTCAGTCCGTTCATGAAGATGAGTTTCGAGACCACCGTTGGTTTCCTCAGGGACGCTGTCCTCGAGCGCGATTGGGACGACCTAAAGAACCCCTCTGCTCGCGTTGTTGTGGGCAGACTGGGCGGCATCGGCACAGGCGCGTTCGATGTCCTAGCTCCCGTGCAGGTCATCGACCCGCTGAAGAGCGACGTGCTGCCAGGCATCGAGGAAGAGGACGTCGAGATGGCAGGCGCATGA